GGATTTCATATCTTGCGTCACGATATTCACAATCCCGTAACAAGGTTATGATGTCTTCAACACCCGATAAAAACAGCGGAGGCAATGTCGTGGATAAAGATCTACTGGACGCGGGTTATCGCGTGTATACCGGTGAAAAAATTGATGTTTACTTCAATACGGCCATTTGTAAGCACTCAGGAAACTGTGTACGCGGTAATGCGAAGCTTTTTAACCTGAAACGTAAACCGTGGATCATTCCGGACGAAGTGGATGTTGAGACGGTGATCAACGTGATTGATACCTGCCCAAGCGGTGCGCTCAAATACCGCCATAACTGAGTGAGAAAAAGATGGAAATACTGGAAGGTCACAACAAATTTTACGTCAACGACGCCCAGGGCGTTCAGGTTGCCGAGATTGTATTTGTGCCGACGGGCGAACATCTCAGTATTATTGAACACACTGATGTTGATCCCAGCCTGAAAGGGCAAGGCGTGGGTAAACAGCTTGTGGCGCGCGTGGTGGAAAAAATGCGGGCCGAGAACCGTAAAATTATTCCGCTGTGCCCGTTTGCCAAACACGAGTTTGATAACACTCGTGAATATGACGATATCCGCGCATAAAAATGTGCACCGGTGTTAGCCGGTGCACACCCTTCATCGTTACCGTCGGTAGCGAATCAGTACGGCCATTACCAGCACCAGCGCCATAAACGACACACTGTATAACGCTTGTGCTGCTCCCCATTTTTCGGACAAAAACGCCGCCGTCAGCGTTGCCAGAGCCGCACTCATCGCCTGCCAGCGCCACGCTTTTGCGCTGGCGGCAGAGACCGACTCTTCCGGGAATGTATGCAACAAACTGAAGGTTCCAAGAGCGAATACGACATTCGACGCCAGATGCGCCAGAAAGATCATCACCAGCGCAGCAGCCGTCCATGCCGATAATCCCGGCAACAGACAATAGGCGGCAAGAAAAGCCAGCAGGCAACAGAGCAGATAACGATTACTTGCGGCGTACTGTTCCAGCCGGTTGGCCTTCAGCAGTAGTGGACCGCACAGTTGCCCCAGGCTGCGGGCAAAAATTAGCGGCAGCGCCAGC
Above is a genomic segment from Kosakonia radicincitans DSM 16656 containing:
- a CDS encoding GNAT family N-acetyltransferase, producing MEILEGHNKFYVNDAQGVQVAEIVFVPTGEHLSIIEHTDVDPSLKGQGVGKQLVARVVEKMRAENRKIIPLCPFAKHEFDNTREYDDIRA
- the yjdI gene encoding 4Fe-4S mono-cluster protein YjdI, with the protein product MDKDLLDAGYRVYTGEKIDVYFNTAICKHSGNCVRGNAKLFNLKRKPWIIPDEVDVETVINVIDTCPSGALKYRHN